The nucleotide window GTTATAAATGGATACAATGTAATAAATTCTGaataaaagaagaggaaaattcAAATCTTTCGAATGAGTGAGGTGACCAAAACTGTATACTTCGGTCTAGTAGTACTATTTGATAAGTGCTTGCTAACGAGCTCTGTATATTTCTTAAACACCTCATCCATTATCTCTTTTCCAAAATGAGATTCGAGCATTGACTCGGCCACGACTCTTATGCTATTGGCCACTCGCTGCCCACTGCTTGTTATTGTTTGATCATGGTCAAATGCACCGTTAGGCATGTTGTGATCGAGATCAGCACCACCAGTATCCCAATTCACTTCGAATGCTTCAAGGCGGTCCTTGATGAAAGACCCTTCTTTTTGTAACACCAAATTCAATTCCTCTGCACATGAAGTATAGTAGGGCATGTTGAAGGAATTAACCATTTCCTCTTTTATAAGACCCTGGaacaatagaaaataacaattgATAGTTAGGTAGTGATGGATGTAGAAATATTTTTCTGCGAAGCATGCAAGAAGATCGAAGCAATGGATAAAATGATCGAGTCTTACCTTGGACACCGTGTCCATTAATGCGTGGGCTAAGAGCTCGAACTGGTAGAAAGTGCCCTGATCAGCTGTTGGGTCAGTGGATGGCCTGCCCATGAAGGACAACACCATTCGTCCTCCCTCGGCTATTTCTTGTGCCCTAAACCTCAGAAAAACGGAAAAGTCTTTCTGAAACTGCATGGAGTATGCGTCTAATACGCACTGCGGGCTGCTCTTAGAAATGTATATATTTCCTTTGTTGTTTAGGCCATCGGGCACCTGAGAGAGCCAGTGAAGACTAAAAGAAGAATGAACAAAGTGCACGCTCTTTCTGGGAAACAATGGACCGTAAAACGAACCGGGCACAGCAGAAATCAACGGATTTATGACATGCTGATCGGGATCACGACTATTATCATAGTCTTGTTTCAGTTTTTGGTAGAATGATGGGAGTGACATGAAGATGGAGTTGAAGTCGTTGCTAAAGAGGTCATTTAGAAACACTCTAAGCTCTGTAACTTTGCTAGGTATAGCATGTATGGCATCCATGATCTGCGAGATGAGTAGTAAGGTGTTGGGTCCGGATGAGCAACCCAAATCTGCTATTCCCATGCTCTCTATTGCCATGATATTGGATCCCAAGAGTTCTAGCACTGCTTCCTCAATGATCGGCTTGGCTATGGATAATGTTTTTCTCTACAGAAAATTAACAGTAACACATTAATGGAAAACAATATTAATGTCGGgagataaaagaaagaaagccgATTGATCCATCGATGAGAACCTGAACTGTAGAGTTTTTGGCATAGCTAGTCTCGTCATCTCCGTTGTTCATGTGAAGTATTTGCGTCACCTCCATCTCTCCAACTCTGTCAGGCGATCGATCGATGTAACTAGGCTCTGCAGGAGTGGTTCGAGGTTGAGATTTTATAAACTTCATACCGCTAGTAGCCACCCAATATTGTTTTAAGGCTGCAAGCTTGGAATCTCCAAACACCACTCTTGATATTTTAATGATAAGGCTGCAAGCTAGGAATCTCCAACCACTACTCTTGATATTTTAATGATAAGGCTGCGAGCTAGGAATCTCCAACCACCACTTGAGTCGTCGTTTTTGTTACGTGAGCTGCAGCACACCAATCTTTACAATGTACAGCTCTATATCCaccgattttgataaagttctCCCTACTACATTAAGGCTTTGACAAAAATGTATATGTAAACTTCCCAACTGTAATATTCAGAAACGTAGCCAGGAATCAAAAATGGGTTGGACCAGTTTAAGCTATATAAAAATTTTGCAAGTTTCCAACACTACCACTGGCTGCACAACAAAAGCAAGGAATTCAATTAGCCAACCTTACTaccttattaataaaagttttcAGCATGTTTTGGAACTATAAAAACAGATTGATACCATTGTGGGCACAAGTCAACAAAAACAACCATGAAAGGAACAAACTCACATGTCAAcaaaaaaacaatcatgaaaGGTACAAACTCACAAGTCAATAAAAacaatcataaaaggaacaAACTCTTATTTTTCATGTAAAACCAGTATAGCTTTCAGggctaagagcaactccaacagtttctctataatttctatatgatagggaagcaaaaatcaaaactttagcatatttttctgttccaactccaacagattccctattttacaacaatcccTAAAATCTCCAccttcttccttaaaattttagagattgctgtaaatatagagaattttgttttctctttcctcactttccctaaaatagggatagttatagggaatctattTGAGCAAAAGAGACTGATTTTTCtgtaaagtagagaaaaatcaaaatatggggaagctgttggagttgctctaatagGCTTAGAGGAATGAGGTTAATTGTAGAAACAGGAGGAAACGATGAAGGTATTCTATAGTTCAATTAATGTATTTAATTCCTCTAAGCCTAAGGTACAGGGTAAACCCACAAACTTGAAACTAAATGGGAAGTTGAAAAGAGGAAGAGCGAAACGAGAAGATCATGAGAAGGTTGATCAAATGGTAAACCCACAAACTCGAAATGAAATCTAAACCTATAACTCGAAATGAAAATGGAAAACAATCAAATTAAGAAGAACTTGATGGCACAACTCGATCAATGGTTTcttccttgattaatgtaaagagATCATGATCTTATCCTGAATTCCTTATGAGTTATGAAAACTAAACAGAGCACGTGTGATTCGACAtacacaagaaaaagaaaacaagaacatCTACATAATATGAACTTTTGAAGTTGATTATACCTGAGATTCTAGTTGTGGCTTCAGCTGGAGTAGTAGAATTGAAACAAGCTGAGATTCTAGTTGTTGGCAATGGCAGTGAACAACCCAACAACTGGACTGAGGAGGCAACGGGACTGCGGGAGTGATTCAGACGGTGAGAGTGCGAGACATTCAGATCTATTCTCCTCGATGGACttagtataattttttttttaattttgggcTGATACCTATGCTTGGAAATTTTTTGGCCCAAATCTCCCTTAGACTATAGCCCAAATAGCCTTGGCTGTAGCTACATCCCTAGTAATATTGGTAGGGGCTCTATAAGAGCAAAATTGTAAATTAGTAAATGCTTGAATATTCAACAATACATTACTAGAtttgacatggtatcagagcagtgTTGCTCTTGAGATCGATACCTTTCTAGAAATCTAGATTACCCATACCATATTCCGCTGCCAGAAATACCAAGAGAAGAACTCTGTTTCTTCATCTTACCCAGTACCCATAACCCATTACCAAGCCTTTTGCTCAAAGATCGAGCACAAACTCATACCCAAAATAGCAATAACAAATTTTGTTCTTCACTATATCTAGTACCCATACCAAATACTCAGGAAGAAAATCAAATTACCATGACTCCTTTCTGATCATACCTAGACTAGACGCATAccaagaaagaaggaaagagcTACGACAATTTCTTTTTGCCATACTTTCCCACCATATATAGACCACCAGAAATTATACCATACCACATTAGTTTAGAATttcattgttttctgaaattccAGCTTGGTTGTGAAGCCATTGCTTCATCAGACCCTTACAAGATTATTGATCTCCGATGACGATCCTAGACAAGATCAGACCTACGAAGTGGCTAACGAAGATTTTGTAGCTCACCTTCATCAAAGCAAACCAATTCTTCATCCATCGTGTGGAATCAGACCGCAGTGCCGTCGATCCCAAACCGCACTCGACAAACAGCCCTTCAGCCCATATCGAGTTCTGACCATCTTCATATTGCACCAAGCTGATTACagaagtttctttttttttctttttgatctgGGGCTGATTACTGGTCTCgagaaagaggagaagaaagaaagggaaaaaaaattcaaagtaaATTAGATTAGAAATTTTATCCTTATAACATCGAGCTTACTCACTCAACACAATTAGATCCATCCAATTAATGCAATGTCTAGGCCAAGGATCGAATAGAGAAAGGTAACCGAAAGGTTGGAAAGTGAGcattgctccaccaaaatcttaaTCCTCCTTACCTGGTCGCAttaaaaggagttaccgaaaagTTGCGCGATAGGCAATAcccaaggatcagatttctcTTCTCTTTACTAAGTAAGTACTGAACCACCATGGTTCTCAATGAAGTACCAACTGATTCATCCCACACATCAGCAACCAACTCCGAATCTTCTTCTCAACATAAAGGCCAATCGTCATCCAATGATCATGGTCCTATTGCTCCAGAAAAATTGGATAGCACCAATTTTATTTCCTGGTCTAAACATGCCAAGTTGAACATCATCGGTCGAGGTAAACTTGGCTATCTCACCAGCACGAAGAAAGAACCATCTGAAGAAGAATATGAGGAGGGTTATGAAATTTGGATTGAAGAGGACAGTCTTGTTCGAGCATGGCTCCTCAACTGCATGCACAAGGATGTCAGACGAAATTATGAAAGCTTGGAGACAGCTAAAGATATTTGGGTGCTCTCAAAACTACTTTTTCAGTAGCTCAAGATGATACAAGAAACTATAAGTTGCAAATTGCTTATGTTTCCATTAAACATAATGGAGCTCCTCTTCATGGCTATTATAGCAATATGAAGAAAATATGGCAAGAGCTTGACATATTGGATCCTCTCTCCGGTTCAAGGATGTAGACTTTATCACCTACATGACTAATAGTCACTAAGCACTGCATCTATTTCTTTTTGGTTGGGCTATCACCTTGATGGAGTTCGGAGTAGAATCCTAAACACCAAGCCATTGCCTTCCATAGAAATGGCTTATTCTCAAGTCAGTGTTGAGCATACTAGACTCCAAAAGATGATGCCTGATACAAAAGTATGAAGGATCTGCCATGGTTGCTCAATACCGACCACCGCATGTCCGTAGCTTCTAACCTTCTTCATCTATATCACCTTAGAAAACAGCCTCTCCAGGACCCATGAAATGCACTCATTGCAAATTAACCAGGCATATGGTAGAGACTTGTTTCCAATTACATGGCTTTCCAAAATGGTGAGAGGGTCACATTGCTAATCTTAAGGAAGCAAGAGCAAAAGAAGTACAAGAGAAAGCAAGATCACTTAATCCCTCTGGCAATAAGAACCCAAAGAGTTATCGACCCAAAGGCAAACCTCAAGTCTCCCTCCAAATTACTTCCCTAGACCTGAGTTAGAGTACAGCTTCTGACGAACATGCTCACAGTGATCACTATGGTAACTCCACTTTTGCCTTCATGACCACTTCAGGTAGACATTTCCCTTTGTTGTCGAGTAACTCTACCTTTAATTGGAATGATATGTGGATAATTGATTTGGGTGCAACTGACCATATGACTAATAACTGTAGCAATATTCACCATTTAACTCCAGTTTTCTGGTCTGGCGTAACTAATGCCAATGGAAATTTCTACCCTAATACTGGTGCTAGGTCTGTCACTCTTATAGACTTTATTACCCTTGATACTATGTTACTTGTTCCTTCCCTATCTCATAATCTCTTGTCTATCAAACAGATAACTAAACAATGTTATTGTTGTGTAATTCTTTACCCTTGGTCGGTGTTGTATATTTTAGGACATCCTAATAGGGGAAACCATTGGGCGGGGTATTGAGAAGGGGGGATTATACTACATGGAGATGACCATTACTGGTAATCATCGTGTAAGTGAAGTGCAtcagattcaaaaaaaaatatccacaGATGAAGAACAAATCTGGTTATGGCATAAGAAATTAGGATATCCATCATTTGGTTATCTCCAAACTCTCTTCCCTTTATTATTCCAGCATAATAGACCATCAAACTTTAAATGCAACACTTGCATTTTAGGCAAGAGTCACTTTGTAAACTATCATTTGAGCTCAAATAAAAGTATTGCCCCATTTGATCTTGTTCACTATGATGTTTGGGGGCCTTGTCCACTAACGCCTTCTAGaatgaaatgttttgttttattcattgaTGATTGCACCCGGATGAGTTGAATCTACTTGCTGCGAAATAAAAGTGATGTTTTTTCAGTATTTCAGACTTTTCATGCGATGGTCCAAACTCAGTTCCAAACGCCCATTGTTCAGATAATGGTGGAGAATATGTGAACCATCTCTTTCACCAATATCTAGCTACCCATGGCATCATTCATCAGACCACATGTCCTTAAACCCCTCAACAAAATAGTGTGGCGGAATGAAAGAACCGCCATATTCTTGAAGTTGCTCGCTCCATGTTGATCGGAGCTCATATGCCCGAATATTTTTGGGGTGATGCCATTTTAACTACTGCCTATCTCATAAATAGGCTTCCTACACAAGCCCTTCAGTCCACATCCAAGGAAAATTGTCCACCACCATAAACACCAATTCAAGCTCTTGCCAGTCATTTGCCTTTACCACCTACCCATACCCTTGATCCAAAGATTTTTGGTTGTGTAGCTTATGT belongs to Rosa chinensis cultivar Old Blush chromosome 4, RchiOBHm-V2, whole genome shotgun sequence and includes:
- the LOC112198388 gene encoding probable jasmonic acid carboxyl methyltransferase 2, with product MKFIKSQPRTTPAEPSYIDRSPDRVGEMEVTQILHMNNGDDETSYAKNSTVQRKTLSIAKPIIEEAVLELLGSNIMAIESMGIADLGCSSGPNTLLLISQIMDAIHAIPSKVTELRVFLNDLFSNDFNSIFMSLPSFYQKLKQDYDNSRDPDQHVINPLISAVPGSFYGPLFPRKSVHFVHSSFSLHWLSQVPDGLNNKGNIYISKSSPQCVLDAYSMQFQKDFSVFLRFRAQEIAEGGRMVLSFMGRPSTDPTADQGTFYQFELLAHALMDTVSKGLIKEEMVNSFNMPYYTSCAEELNLVLQKEGSFIKDRLEAFEVNWDTGGADLDHNMPNGAFDHDQTITSSGQRVANSIRVVAESMLESHFGKEIMDEVFKKYTELVSKHLSNSTTRPKYTVLVTSLIRKI